A portion of the Pseudomonas koreensis genome contains these proteins:
- a CDS encoding AsmA family protein, giving the protein MKAFGKILGLVLLGLLLIIVAAGFALTHLFDPNDYKDEIRQIARDKAHIELTLNGDIGWSLFPWLGLELHEASVATLAKPAEPFADLQMLGLSVRVLPLLRREVQMSDVRVEGLNLRLNRDKNGHGNWEDIGKVPVAPGSTPPATPGATASEPTVAVEKPAQPIRLDIDSLTVNNARVEYNDELTGKQFSAESIQLSTGPVHDSTNIPVKATAFLGTNQPVLRVRTELNGELRFERALQRYKFEDLKLTGELAGDPLQGKTMTFSAQGQLLLDKAANVAEWTGIKISANQLRALGELKANDLDKTPQISGGISIAQFDLAKFVDSIGQTVPEMGEGSLSKVELVSRVAATPTSLSFDNINLKLDDSSFSGRIAIEDFAKQSLRAILKADTFNVDRYLPPKSDQANSATQTRQAEVASTEAGAVAGTTPLPDKPSKTAWSTERLLPVERLAKLDVDADLTFGQLTLDKLPIQNAALKATGQGGLLTLANLSGELYNGGFVANGTLDVRPSAPVLNLQTRLNRVPAEKIIESQGKNPPVKGLVTLTSSLTGSGNSQQALIDTLNGNASFVINNGVLLNANLEQQLCKGIATLNRKTLSGEPRGKDTPFEELKGNLTVRNGVASNPDLKVRIPGMTVNGDGDIDLRVLGMDYRVGIIVEGDTSAMPDPACQVGEKFVGIEWPLRCRGPLELGAKACRVDNDRLGQVASKMAGNKLSEKIDEKLGDKVSPELKNALKGLFKR; this is encoded by the coding sequence ATGAAAGCGTTCGGCAAAATCCTGGGTCTGGTACTTCTCGGGCTGTTGCTGATCATTGTGGCGGCAGGTTTTGCCCTGACCCACCTCTTCGATCCCAACGACTACAAAGACGAGATCCGCCAGATAGCCCGCGACAAGGCCCACATCGAGCTGACGCTCAATGGCGATATCGGCTGGAGCCTGTTCCCGTGGCTCGGCCTGGAACTGCACGAAGCCAGCGTCGCCACCCTGGCCAAACCCGCCGAACCGTTTGCCGATTTGCAGATGCTCGGTTTGTCCGTGCGCGTCCTGCCGTTGTTGCGCCGTGAAGTGCAGATGAGCGACGTACGCGTCGAAGGCCTCAACCTGCGCCTGAACCGTGACAAGAACGGCCACGGCAACTGGGAAGACATCGGCAAGGTGCCAGTGGCGCCAGGCTCTACTCCACCCGCCACGCCGGGCGCGACCGCCAGCGAGCCAACCGTCGCCGTGGAAAAACCGGCGCAACCGATTCGCCTCGACATCGACAGCCTGACCGTGAACAACGCTCGCGTTGAATACAACGATGAGCTGACCGGCAAGCAGTTCAGCGCCGAAAGCATTCAACTGAGCACCGGTCCGGTGCACGATTCGACCAATATCCCGGTGAAGGCCACCGCGTTCCTCGGCACCAATCAACCGGTGTTGCGCGTGCGCACCGAGCTCAACGGCGAGCTGCGCTTCGAGCGCGCCCTGCAACGCTACAAGTTCGAAGACCTGAAGCTGACCGGCGAACTCGCTGGCGATCCGCTGCAAGGCAAAACCATGACTTTCTCTGCTCAAGGCCAGTTATTGCTGGACAAAGCAGCGAACGTCGCCGAATGGACCGGCATCAAGATTTCCGCCAACCAGTTGCGCGCCTTGGGCGAACTGAAAGCCAATGACCTCGACAAGACGCCACAGATCAGCGGCGGCATTTCCATTGCCCAGTTCGATCTGGCGAAATTCGTCGACAGCATCGGCCAGACAGTGCCGGAGATGGGCGAAGGCAGCCTGAGCAAGGTCGAGCTGGTCAGCCGCGTTGCTGCCACCCCGACCAGTCTGTCGTTCGACAACATCAACCTGAAACTCGATGACAGCAGCTTCAGCGGCCGCATCGCCATCGAGGATTTCGCCAAACAGTCGCTGCGCGCCATTCTCAAGGCCGACACATTCAACGTCGACCGCTACCTGCCACCGAAATCGGACCAGGCCAACAGCGCCACGCAAACCCGTCAGGCCGAAGTCGCCAGCACCGAGGCCGGCGCCGTCGCAGGCACCACGCCGCTGCCGGACAAACCGAGCAAAACCGCCTGGAGCACCGAGCGCCTGCTGCCGGTCGAACGCCTGGCGAAACTGGATGTGGACGCCGACCTGACTTTCGGCCAACTGACCCTCGACAAACTGCCAATCCAGAACGCTGCGCTCAAAGCCACCGGCCAGGGCGGCCTGCTGACGCTGGCAAACCTGAGCGGCGAGCTGTACAACGGCGGTTTCGTCGCCAACGGCACGCTCGACGTGCGCCCAAGCGCGCCGGTACTGAACCTGCAGACCCGTCTCAATCGCGTCCCGGCGGAAAAAATCATCGAAAGCCAGGGCAAGAACCCGCCGGTCAAAGGCCTGGTGACACTGACCAGCAGCCTCACCGGCAGCGGCAACAGCCAACAGGCGTTGATCGATACGCTCAACGGCAACGCCAGTTTCGTCATCAACAACGGCGTGCTGCTCAACGCCAATCTCGAACAGCAATTGTGCAAAGGCATCGCCACCCTCAACCGCAAAACCCTGAGCGGCGAGCCTCGGGGCAAGGACACGCCGTTCGAGGAGCTGAAAGGCAATCTGACCGTACGCAATGGCGTCGCCAGCAACCCGGACCTGAAAGTGCGCATCCCCGGCATGACCGTCAACGGTGACGGTGACATCGACCTGCGCGTTTTGGGCATGGATTACCGCGTCGGCATCATCGTTGAGGGCGACACCAGCGCCATGCCCGACCCGGCCTGTCAGGTCGGCGAGAAGTTCGTCGGCATCGAGTGGCCGCTGCGCTGCCGTGGCCCGCTGGAGCTGGGGGCCAAGGCCTGCCGCGTCGACAATGACCGTCTCGGTCAGGTCGCCAGCAAAATGGCTGGGAACAAGCTCAGCGAAAAGATCGACGAGAAACTGGGCGACAAAGTCAGTCCGGAACTGAAAAACGCATTGAAGGGGCTGTTCAAGCGATGA
- a CDS encoding OFA family MFS transporter, translating to MSTSITADGLKADQPAFLSKERIIAKPGFNRWLVPPAALAIHLCIGMAYGFSVFWLPLSKALGVTAPVACAPDMSFIAQVFSSNCDWPISMLGWIYTLFFIFLGCSAAIWGGWLEHAGPRKAGVVSALCWCGGLLISALGIYTHQIWLMWIGSGVIGGIGLGLGYISPVSTLIKWFPDKRGMATGMAIMGFGGGAMVGAPLATALMSHFASPEGVGVWQSFVAMAAIYFVFMIGGALSYRVPPTGWKPEGWTAPAKKASNAMITNRHVHVNVAWKTPQFRLVWLVLCLNVSAGIGILGMASPLLQEVFGGKLLGVDVPFGQLDAGQLASIAAIAAGFTGLLSLFNIGGRFFWASFSDYLGRKNTYFVFFALGFALYALIPNLGHLGNVALFVAAFCIILSMYGGGFATVPAYLADLFGTQMVGAIHGRLLTAWAAAGVLGPVLVNYLREYQLSIGVERAAAYDITLYILAGLLVLGFLCNLMVRPVADKYFMTDAELAAEQALGHDKGADASTVLEWKAAPGSKPLAIAAWLVVGIPLAWGVWVTLQKTAVLFH from the coding sequence ATGAGCACGAGCATCACGGCGGACGGCCTCAAAGCCGACCAGCCTGCGTTCCTGTCCAAGGAACGCATCATCGCCAAGCCCGGTTTCAACCGCTGGCTGGTTCCACCGGCCGCTTTGGCCATTCACCTGTGCATCGGCATGGCCTACGGCTTCTCGGTGTTCTGGTTGCCGCTGTCCAAGGCACTGGGCGTTACCGCGCCGGTAGCTTGTGCACCGGACATGAGCTTCATCGCACAGGTATTTTCGTCGAACTGCGACTGGCCGATCTCCATGCTCGGCTGGATCTACACGCTGTTCTTCATCTTCCTCGGCTGCTCGGCAGCGATCTGGGGCGGCTGGCTGGAACACGCCGGTCCTCGTAAAGCGGGCGTGGTGTCGGCGCTGTGCTGGTGCGGCGGTCTGCTGATTTCTGCGCTGGGTATCTATACCCACCAGATCTGGCTGATGTGGATCGGTTCCGGCGTGATCGGCGGCATCGGTCTGGGCCTGGGCTATATCTCGCCGGTGTCGACCCTGATCAAGTGGTTCCCGGACAAGCGCGGCATGGCGACCGGCATGGCGATCATGGGCTTCGGTGGCGGCGCGATGGTCGGTGCACCATTGGCGACTGCACTGATGAGCCATTTCGCTTCGCCAGAAGGTGTGGGCGTATGGCAGAGCTTCGTGGCCATGGCGGCCATCTACTTCGTGTTCATGATCGGTGGCGCATTGTCCTACCGCGTGCCGCCGACCGGCTGGAAGCCTGAAGGCTGGACCGCTCCGGCGAAGAAAGCTTCGAACGCGATGATCACCAACCGTCACGTTCACGTGAATGTAGCGTGGAAAACTCCGCAATTCCGTCTGGTCTGGCTGGTGCTGTGCCTGAACGTGTCGGCGGGTATCGGCATCCTCGGCATGGCTTCGCCACTGTTGCAGGAAGTGTTCGGCGGCAAGTTGCTGGGCGTTGACGTGCCGTTCGGTCAACTCGACGCCGGCCAACTGGCTTCGATCGCGGCGATCGCAGCGGGCTTCACCGGCCTGCTGAGCCTGTTCAACATCGGTGGCCGCTTCTTCTGGGCCTCGTTCTCGGACTACCTAGGCCGCAAAAACACCTATTTCGTGTTCTTTGCCTTGGGTTTTGCCCTGTACGCGCTGATTCCGAACCTCGGTCACTTGGGCAACGTTGCGCTGTTCGTGGCGGCGTTCTGCATCATCCTGTCGATGTACGGCGGTGGTTTCGCCACGGTGCCGGCCTATCTGGCCGACCTGTTCGGTACGCAGATGGTGGGTGCGATCCACGGTCGTCTGCTGACTGCCTGGGCCGCTGCCGGTGTGCTCGGTCCGGTGCTGGTGAACTACCTGCGTGAATATCAGTTGAGCATCGGCGTGGAACGCGCAGCTGCCTACGACATCACCCTGTACATCCTCGCAGGCCTCTTGGTGCTGGGCTTCCTGTGCAACCTGATGGTGCGCCCGGTGGCCGACAAGTACTTCATGACCGACGCTGAACTGGCCGCCGAACAGGCGCTGGGCCACGACAAGGGTGCCGATGCCAGCACCGTTCTGGAGTGGAAAGCCGCACCGGGCAGCAAGCCGCTGGCCATCGCTGCCTGGCTGGTGGTGGGTATTCCGTTGGCGTGGGGTGTGTGGGTGACCCTGCAGAAGACGGCGGTACTGTTTCACTAA
- the hisB gene encoding imidazoleglycerol-phosphate dehydratase HisB yields the protein MAERKASVERDTLETQIKASINLDGTGKARFDIGVPFLEHMLDQIARHGLIDLDIECKGDLHIDDHHTVEDVGITLGQAFAKAIGDKKGIRRYGHAYVPLDEALSRVVIDFSGRPGLQMHVPYTRATVGGFDVDLFQEFFQGFVNHALVSVHIDNLRGTNTHHQIETVFKAFGRALRMAVELDERMAGQMPSTKGVL from the coding sequence ATGGCCGAACGTAAGGCGTCTGTCGAGCGCGACACTCTGGAAACCCAGATCAAAGCCTCGATCAACCTTGATGGCACCGGAAAGGCCCGATTCGATATCGGTGTCCCTTTTCTTGAGCACATGCTGGATCAGATCGCCCGTCACGGGTTGATCGACCTGGATATCGAATGCAAGGGCGATCTGCATATCGACGACCACCATACGGTGGAAGACGTCGGTATCACCCTCGGCCAGGCCTTCGCTAAAGCCATCGGCGACAAGAAAGGCATCCGTCGCTACGGCCATGCCTACGTGCCGCTCGATGAAGCGCTGTCGCGCGTGGTGATCGATTTCTCCGGTCGCCCGGGCCTGCAGATGCACGTGCCGTACACCCGCGCCACCGTCGGTGGTTTCGACGTTGACCTGTTCCAGGAATTCTTCCAGGGCTTCGTCAACCACGCGCTGGTCAGTGTGCACATCGACAACCTGCGCGGCACCAACACTCACCACCAGATCGAAACCGTGTTCAAGGCTTTCGGCCGCGCCCTGCGCATGGCCGTGGAGCTGGACGAGCGCATGGCCGGGCAAATGCCGTCGACCAAAGGCGTTTTGTAA
- the hisH gene encoding imidazole glycerol phosphate synthase subunit HisH, whose amino-acid sequence MQTVAVIDYGMGNLHSVAKALEHVGAGKVLITSDANVIREADRVVFPGVGAIRDCMAEIRRLGFDSLVREVSQDRPFLGICVGMQALLDSSEENDGVDCIGLFPGAVKFFGKGLHEDGEHLKVPHMGWNEVKQNISHPLWHDIPDLARFYFVHSYYIAAANARQVVGSGHYGVDFAAALADGSRFAVQFHPEKSHTHGLQLLQNFAAWDGRW is encoded by the coding sequence ATGCAGACGGTTGCAGTTATCGACTACGGCATGGGCAACCTGCACTCGGTGGCCAAGGCTCTCGAGCATGTTGGCGCCGGCAAGGTGCTGATCACCAGCGACGCGAACGTGATTCGCGAAGCCGACCGCGTGGTGTTCCCCGGTGTTGGCGCGATCCGCGATTGCATGGCGGAGATCCGTCGCCTCGGCTTCGATTCGCTGGTCCGTGAGGTCAGCCAGGATCGCCCGTTCCTCGGCATCTGCGTCGGCATGCAAGCCTTGCTCGACAGCAGCGAAGAGAATGATGGCGTTGACTGCATCGGCCTGTTCCCGGGCGCGGTGAAGTTCTTCGGCAAGGGCCTGCACGAAGACGGCGAGCACCTTAAAGTCCCGCACATGGGCTGGAACGAGGTGAAGCAGAACATCAGTCACCCGCTGTGGCATGACATTCCGGACCTGGCGCGTTTCTACTTCGTGCACAGCTATTACATCGCCGCGGCCAATGCGCGGCAGGTGGTGGGCAGCGGTCACTACGGTGTCGATTTCGCCGCAGCGCTGGCCGATGGCTCGCGTTTCGCCGTGCAGTTCCATCCAGAGAAAAGCCATACCCATGGCCTGCAACTGCTGCAGAACTTCGCTGCGTGGGACGGTCGCTGGTAA
- a CDS encoding DUF2164 domain-containing protein, producing MAVKKSKPPILTLTPELESEANRKIQRFMEDRFELDLGSFEAAEILELFTREIAPHYYNRAIFDVQTHLKKRFESIESDLWALEKN from the coding sequence ATGGCTGTCAAGAAATCCAAGCCGCCGATCCTGACCCTCACTCCCGAGCTGGAGAGCGAGGCCAATCGCAAGATTCAGCGGTTCATGGAAGACCGCTTCGAGCTGGACCTGGGTTCGTTCGAAGCGGCGGAAATTCTTGAGCTGTTTACCCGCGAAATTGCTCCGCACTATTACAACAGGGCGATTTTCGATGTGCAGACCCACCTCAAAAAGCGGTTTGAAAGCATCGAAAGCGACCTGTGGGCGCTCGAAAAAAATTAG
- the hisA gene encoding 1-(5-phosphoribosyl)-5-[(5-phosphoribosylamino)methylideneamino]imidazole-4-carboxamide isomerase: protein MLIIPAIDLKDGACVRLRQGRMEDSTVFSDDPVSMAAKWVEGGCRRLHLVDLNGAFEGQPVNGEVVTAIAKRYPTLPIQIGGGIRSLETIEHYVKAGVSYVIIGTKAVKDPAFVAEACRAFPGKIIVGLDAKDGFVATDGWAEISTVQVIDLARQFEADGVSSIVYTDIAKDGMMQGCNVPFTAALAAATKIPVIASGGIHNLGDIKSLLDAKAPGIIGAITGRAIYEGTLDVAEAQAFCDSYQG from the coding sequence ATGCTAATTATTCCTGCTATCGATCTTAAAGACGGTGCCTGCGTGCGTCTGCGCCAGGGCCGCATGGAAGATTCCACGGTGTTCTCCGATGACCCGGTGAGCATGGCTGCCAAGTGGGTGGAGGGCGGTTGCCGCCGCTTGCATCTGGTCGACCTGAACGGCGCGTTCGAAGGCCAGCCGGTCAACGGCGAAGTGGTCACGGCGATCGCCAAGCGTTACCCGACCCTGCCGATCCAGATCGGTGGCGGCATCCGCTCGCTGGAAACCATCGAGCACTACGTCAAGGCCGGCGTGAGCTACGTGATCATCGGCACCAAAGCCGTAAAAGATCCGGCGTTCGTCGCTGAAGCCTGCCGCGCCTTTCCGGGCAAGATCATTGTCGGCCTCGACGCCAAAGACGGTTTCGTCGCCACCGACGGCTGGGCGGAAATCAGCACCGTGCAGGTGATCGATCTGGCCAGGCAATTTGAAGCCGACGGCGTCTCGTCGATCGTTTATACCGACATCGCCAAAGACGGCATGATGCAGGGCTGCAACGTGCCGTTCACCGCTGCGCTGGCTGCTGCGACGAAGATTCCGGTGATCGCTTCCGGCGGCATCCACAATCTGGGTGACATCAAGTCGCTGCTCGACGCCAAGGCACCGGGCATCATCGGCGCGATTACCGGCCGGGCGATCTATGAGGGCACTCTCGACGTCGCCGAAGCGCAAGCATTCTGCGATTCGTACCAAGGCTGA
- the hisF gene encoding imidazole glycerol phosphate synthase subunit HisF: MALAKRIIPCLDVDNGRVVKGVKFENIRDAGDPVEIARRYDEQGADEITFLDITASVDGRDTTLHTVERMASQVFIPLTVGGGVRTVQDIRNLLNAGADKVSINTAAVFNPEFVGEAAQHFGSQCIVVAIDAKKVSGPGETPRWEIFTHGGRKPTGLDAVEWAKKMEGLGAGEILLTSMDQDGMKNGFDLGVTRAISDALGIPVIASGGVGNLQHLADGILEGHASAVLAASIFHFGEYTVQEAKAYMAHRGIVMR; encoded by the coding sequence ATGGCGCTGGCCAAACGCATTATCCCCTGCCTGGACGTGGACAACGGCCGGGTCGTCAAGGGCGTGAAGTTCGAGAACATCCGAGACGCCGGTGACCCGGTGGAAATCGCCCGTCGCTACGACGAGCAGGGTGCCGACGAGATTACCTTCCTCGACATCACCGCCAGCGTCGATGGTCGTGACACCACGCTGCATACCGTTGAGCGCATGGCCAGTCAGGTGTTCATCCCGCTGACCGTTGGTGGTGGCGTGCGCACCGTGCAGGACATCCGCAATCTGCTCAATGCTGGCGCGGACAAGGTCTCGATCAACACCGCTGCCGTGTTCAACCCGGAATTTGTCGGCGAAGCCGCGCAGCATTTCGGCTCGCAGTGCATCGTCGTTGCGATCGACGCCAAGAAAGTCTCCGGCCCCGGCGAAACGCCGCGTTGGGAGATCTTCACCCACGGCGGGCGCAAGCCGACCGGCCTCGACGCAGTCGAGTGGGCGAAGAAAATGGAAGGCCTCGGTGCTGGCGAGATCCTGCTGACCAGCATGGATCAGGACGGCATGAAAAACGGCTTCGACCTCGGCGTGACCCGCGCGATCAGCGATGCGCTGGGCATTCCGGTCATTGCCTCTGGCGGCGTCGGCAACCTGCAGCATCTGGCCGACGGCATTCTCGAAGGTCATGCCAGCGCGGTGCTGGCGGCGAGCATTTTTCACTTCGGCGAATACACCGTGCAGGAAGCCAAGGCCTACATGGCGCATCGCGGCATCGTCATGCGCTAA
- a CDS encoding substrate-binding periplasmic protein: MIKRLLVVLASASLLLINNARAENSPDTDLVLLTENFPPYNMATNGKNFAQGDNINGIATDIVREMFQRAGLTYSLTLRFPWERVYKLALENPGYGAFVMARLPDREKLFKWVGPIGPDDWILLAKADSKITLETLHDARKYRIGAYKGDAIAETLTKQGLKPVVVLRDQDNAKKLVNGQIDLWATGDPAGRYLARQDGVTGLKTVLRFNSAELYLALNKDVSDEVVNKLQAALDQLRKEGVVDEIMARYL; encoded by the coding sequence ATGATCAAACGCCTGCTTGTTGTTCTCGCCAGCGCCTCATTGTTGCTCATCAACAATGCCCGGGCGGAAAACAGCCCCGACACCGATCTGGTGCTGCTCACCGAAAACTTCCCGCCGTACAACATGGCGACGAACGGCAAGAATTTCGCCCAGGGCGACAACATCAACGGCATTGCCACCGACATCGTACGCGAGATGTTCCAGCGCGCCGGCCTCACTTACAGCCTGACCCTGCGGTTCCCCTGGGAACGTGTCTACAAACTCGCGCTGGAAAATCCCGGTTACGGGGCCTTCGTCATGGCGCGCCTGCCTGACCGGGAAAAACTGTTCAAATGGGTCGGCCCGATCGGTCCCGATGACTGGATCCTGCTGGCCAAGGCAGACAGCAAGATCACCCTCGAAACCCTCCATGATGCGCGCAAGTACAGGATCGGCGCCTACAAGGGCGACGCGATTGCCGAGACGCTGACCAAGCAAGGCCTCAAACCGGTGGTGGTGCTGCGTGATCAGGACAATGCGAAGAAACTGGTCAACGGCCAGATCGATCTGTGGGCCACCGGTGATCCTGCCGGGCGTTATCTGGCGCGGCAGGATGGTGTGACCGGCCTGAAGACCGTGCTGCGCTTCAACAGCGCCGAGTTGTACCTGGCGCTGAACAAGGACGTTTCCGATGAAGTCGTCAACAAGCTCCAGGCGGCGCTGGATCAACTGCGCAAAGAGGGTGTGGTCGATGAAATCATGGCGCGCTATCTGTAG